A single region of the Halobacterium wangiae genome encodes:
- a CDS encoding thiolase family protein — protein MASEHTPVVAAAYRTPQGKDGGVFADTRSEDLSVPLIDHILAENGLTSDHIDDLQWGVAQQRTEQDNNVARVIALLSDLGEDVPAASINRWCASSMEAIMRAADAISAGQRDAIIAGGVENMSRVPMDGNSYEHLHPGLAELYNVPQLQMGMTAEEVAERYEITRETQDEYALQSQQRAADATDSGRFDSQIVPIETDSGLVEEDEGIRRDTSMEALSQLPTVFKGDGTVTPGNASQISDGAAATLITSEAFAEDHSLDVLAYVGDHNVTGVDPEVMGIGPVPATRELLDRTGEDIDEFDVVELNEAFASQAVYSRDELGVDPEKFNVNGGAIALGHPLGASGARLPVTLIHELIERDADKGLATLCVGFGQGAAITFER, from the coding sequence ATGGCAAGCGAGCACACCCCGGTCGTCGCGGCGGCCTACCGGACCCCCCAGGGGAAGGACGGCGGCGTCTTCGCCGACACCCGCAGCGAGGACCTCTCGGTCCCGCTCATCGACCACATCCTCGCAGAGAACGGGCTGACGAGCGACCACATCGACGACCTCCAGTGGGGGGTCGCCCAGCAGCGCACCGAGCAGGACAACAACGTCGCGCGGGTCATCGCGCTCCTCTCGGACCTCGGCGAGGACGTACCCGCGGCCTCCATCAACCGCTGGTGTGCGTCCTCGATGGAGGCCATCATGCGCGCCGCGGACGCCATCTCGGCGGGCCAGCGCGACGCCATCATCGCGGGCGGCGTCGAGAACATGAGCCGCGTCCCGATGGACGGCAACTCCTACGAGCACCTCCACCCGGGGCTCGCGGAACTGTACAACGTCCCCCAGCTCCAGATGGGAATGACCGCCGAAGAGGTCGCCGAGCGCTACGAGATCACCCGCGAGACCCAGGACGAGTACGCCCTCCAGTCCCAGCAGCGCGCCGCCGACGCCACGGACTCCGGGCGCTTCGACAGCCAGATCGTCCCCATCGAGACGGACAGCGGCCTCGTCGAGGAGGACGAGGGCATCCGCCGCGACACGTCGATGGAGGCGCTGAGCCAGCTCCCGACGGTGTTCAAGGGCGACGGGACGGTGACGCCCGGCAACGCCAGCCAGATCTCCGACGGCGCGGCCGCGACGCTGATCACCAGCGAGGCGTTCGCCGAGGACCACAGCCTCGACGTGCTCGCGTACGTCGGCGACCACAACGTCACGGGCGTCGACCCGGAGGTCATGGGTATCGGTCCCGTCCCGGCGACGAGGGAGCTGCTCGACCGCACGGGCGAGGACATCGACGAGTTCGACGTCGTCGAGCTCAACGAGGCGTTCGCCTCCCAGGCCGTCTACTCCCGCGACGAACTCGGCGTCGACCCCGAGAAGTTCAACGTCAACGGCGGCGCCATCGCGCTCGGCCACCCGCTGGGCGCCAGCGGTGCTCGCCTCCCCGTCACGCTCATCCACGAACTCATCGAGCGCGACGCGGACAAGGGCCTCGCGACGCTCTGCGTCGGCTTCGGTCAGGGCGCGGCCATCACGTTCGAGCGGTAA
- a CDS encoding MBL fold metallo-hydrolase, which translates to MRVTLLGTGDTTGTPTPGCDCDTCRAAIERGVERTRFSVHVEAESGDSLLLDFSPDFRTQFLREDVTLPDAGVVSHVHFDHLDGLGNAYRLFDDLPVYAANETDPATGESVAETVARKYDYLDNVHPTAVSPFETFDAAGFDVTLVPVDHPPLLCYGVVVERDGAKLVLSGDTTYAIPEESLDAMQDPDLLLADGIVPAHLCEHHPAGGQHEDENGVPRTFGTKHMTREGALALADDLGASQTRVVHVSHFYPVEEAFDDALAVDGETFSL; encoded by the coding sequence ATGCGGGTCACGCTGCTCGGCACTGGCGACACCACGGGCACCCCGACGCCGGGGTGCGACTGCGACACCTGCCGGGCGGCCATCGAACGCGGCGTCGAACGCACGCGGTTCTCCGTCCACGTCGAAGCCGAGAGCGGCGACTCCCTCCTCCTCGACTTCAGCCCGGACTTCCGGACGCAGTTCCTCCGCGAGGACGTCACGCTGCCGGACGCTGGCGTCGTCTCCCACGTCCACTTCGACCACCTCGACGGCCTCGGGAACGCCTACCGCCTCTTCGACGACCTGCCGGTGTACGCGGCGAACGAGACGGACCCGGCGACCGGAGAGTCCGTCGCCGAGACGGTCGCACGGAAGTACGACTACCTCGACAACGTGCACCCCACCGCGGTCTCGCCGTTCGAGACGTTCGACGCGGCGGGCTTCGACGTCACGCTCGTGCCCGTCGACCACCCGCCGCTGCTCTGCTACGGCGTGGTCGTCGAGCGCGACGGCGCGAAACTCGTCCTCTCCGGGGACACGACGTACGCGATTCCCGAGGAATCACTGGACGCCATGCAGGACCCGGACCTCCTGCTCGCAGACGGCATCGTGCCCGCTCACCTCTGCGAGCACCACCCCGCGGGCGGCCAGCACGAGGACGAGAACGGGGTTCCGCGGACGTTCGGCACGAAGCACATGACGAGAGAGGGCGCGCTCGCACTCGCCGACGACCTGGGTGCCAGCCAGACCCGCGTCGTCCACGTCTCGCACTTCTACCCCGTCGAGGAGGCGTTCGACGACGCGCTGGCAGTGGACGGTGAGACGTTCAGTCTCTGA
- a CDS encoding DUF5787 family protein, producing MREFGFELRLSAHLEAAGVPGVGDAGVVSRQLGTSVHAAGGRIVDTVCVLPGPQFDARTELTSDTIPPAILDGDVRVGEWTRVTRAFDGPPERARSLAERGAETGFLDLTRRNGQQVVRQTARYPDWVGGLVGVENKPDLGRPGDLRLQMRHDASLGVLDYAVLATASHVTRAHLNRLPEAVGVWRVDFDNAEPIEVVRDPQRLDSAGPGLEVLDEHPGRTDVRPVTAGEKARQRRRVAERAYGKGWRTFDLPACAEASTGDDDATLPFCAFKDRLVDAAAECGPDCPGYDEADPPASDLDAEREAATAWRADAGGRRRQSGLDRFG from the coding sequence GTGCGAGAGTTCGGCTTCGAACTACGACTGTCCGCCCACCTCGAAGCGGCGGGCGTGCCGGGTGTCGGGGACGCTGGCGTCGTCTCGCGGCAACTCGGCACGAGCGTCCACGCCGCCGGCGGCCGCATCGTGGACACCGTCTGCGTGCTCCCCGGACCGCAGTTCGACGCCCGGACCGAACTCACCAGCGACACGATTCCGCCCGCGATTCTCGACGGCGACGTGCGCGTCGGAGAGTGGACCCGCGTCACCCGCGCCTTCGACGGCCCGCCGGAGCGCGCCCGGTCGCTCGCCGAGCGCGGCGCCGAGACGGGTTTCCTCGACCTCACGCGCCGGAACGGCCAGCAGGTCGTCCGGCAGACCGCGCGCTACCCGGACTGGGTCGGCGGCCTCGTCGGCGTGGAGAACAAACCAGACCTCGGCCGTCCCGGCGACCTGCGACTCCAGATGCGCCACGACGCCAGCCTCGGCGTGCTGGACTACGCGGTCCTCGCGACGGCGTCCCACGTCACGCGCGCCCACCTGAATCGACTCCCGGAGGCCGTGGGCGTCTGGCGCGTCGACTTCGACAACGCCGAGCCAATCGAGGTCGTCCGCGACCCGCAGCGACTCGACTCCGCGGGGCCGGGTCTGGAGGTGCTCGACGAACACCCCGGTCGGACGGACGTCCGGCCGGTGACAGCCGGCGAGAAGGCTCGCCAGCGTCGCCGTGTCGCCGAGCGAGCGTACGGGAAGGGGTGGCGGACGTTCGACCTGCCGGCCTGCGCGGAGGCGTCCACGGGCGACGACGACGCGACGCTCCCATTCTGCGCGTTCAAGGACCGCCTCGTCGACGCCGCCGCGGAGTGCGGTCCCGACTGCCCGGGGTACGACGAGGCGGACCCGCCAGCGTCGGACCTCGACGCCGAGCGCGAGGCGGCGACGGCGTGGCGGGCGGACGCGGGCGGCCGGCGCCGGCAGTCCGGGCTCGATAGGTTCGGGTAG
- a CDS encoding flippase activity-associated protein Agl23 encodes MSRPRGDSDGHLRVVAALLGVVALALVARLWALGWRVAHQDESRVADWILHYMDVGGWEYRAIIHGPFLPHVNGVVFDLLGPSDFAMRLVVALVGGLLPLAAWLYRDHLRGTEIVAVGVFLAGNPVLLYYSRFMRNDLLLAAFMLVALGLFVRALSTGRARYLYAGVLPFALAFTTKENSLLYPVCWLGALVLVFDGRLVLAGASDEASRYETARAYVRGALRSAWRYKLHLLLAVVQFAVVVVSFYAPKPDFYRLFTNPGLAPDVLRAATLGTYDEFAGLWGSTDMQTHSYIEFLKHDLTVLGVGGLALVSFALLGFLYDRYAAERPRAVVAFCFYWGLFSVFGYPAVSDISAGWTMVNALVPLAVPAGVGAALVFDNGRSALAAGNTAQARAAAVVLLVAAAGTGAVAAQTSYANAQGPGNPLVQYAQPSGQMQPTLAEIREVSATNDGVDVMFYGEEFYSSNELGVEKTLRIDNYDNDTDTGGGYQGWFSRLPLPWYFGVYDANVSSTMQTEEIVEHDPPVVVTLESDEENLEVDLEARGYTRTVHQGYQHGRPVVFYVRANATS; translated from the coding sequence ATGTCACGGCCGCGTGGCGACTCGGACGGACACCTCCGAGTCGTCGCAGCCCTCCTCGGAGTCGTCGCGCTCGCGCTGGTCGCACGCCTCTGGGCGCTCGGCTGGCGGGTCGCCCACCAGGACGAGTCGCGGGTCGCCGACTGGATCCTCCACTACATGGACGTCGGCGGCTGGGAGTACCGCGCCATCATCCACGGGCCGTTCCTCCCGCACGTCAACGGCGTCGTCTTCGACCTGCTCGGGCCCTCGGACTTCGCGATGCGCCTCGTCGTCGCGCTCGTCGGCGGCCTGCTGCCGCTGGCCGCGTGGCTCTACCGCGACCACCTGCGCGGAACGGAGATAGTCGCCGTCGGCGTCTTCCTCGCGGGCAACCCCGTCCTGCTGTACTACTCGCGGTTCATGCGCAACGACCTGCTGCTCGCGGCGTTCATGCTCGTCGCGCTCGGGCTGTTCGTCCGCGCGCTCTCCACGGGGCGAGCGCGCTACCTCTACGCCGGCGTCCTCCCGTTCGCGCTCGCGTTCACGACCAAGGAGAACAGCCTGCTCTACCCCGTCTGCTGGCTCGGCGCGCTCGTCCTCGTCTTCGACGGCCGACTCGTGCTCGCGGGCGCCAGCGACGAGGCGTCGCGGTACGAGACGGCCAGAGCGTACGTCCGCGGCGCGCTCCGCTCGGCGTGGCGGTACAAACTCCACCTCCTGCTTGCCGTCGTCCAGTTCGCCGTCGTCGTTGTCTCGTTCTACGCGCCGAAGCCCGACTTCTACCGGCTGTTCACGAACCCCGGGCTGGCCCCCGACGTGCTGCGCGCGGCCACGCTCGGCACCTACGACGAGTTCGCCGGTCTCTGGGGGTCGACGGACATGCAGACACACTCCTACATCGAGTTCCTCAAACACGACCTCACCGTGCTGGGGGTCGGCGGCCTCGCGCTCGTGTCGTTCGCCCTGCTGGGCTTCCTCTACGACCGCTACGCCGCGGAGCGACCCCGGGCCGTCGTCGCGTTCTGCTTCTACTGGGGGCTGTTCTCGGTCTTCGGCTACCCCGCCGTCTCGGACATCTCGGCGGGGTGGACGATGGTCAACGCGCTCGTCCCGCTGGCGGTCCCCGCGGGCGTCGGCGCCGCGCTCGTCTTCGACAACGGCCGCAGCGCCCTCGCCGCCGGCAACACCGCCCAGGCTCGTGCCGCCGCCGTCGTGTTGCTCGTCGCGGCCGCCGGCACCGGGGCCGTCGCGGCGCAGACCTCCTACGCGAACGCGCAGGGGCCGGGCAACCCGCTCGTCCAGTACGCCCAGCCCTCGGGGCAGATGCAACCGACGCTCGCGGAGATCCGCGAGGTGTCCGCGACCAACGACGGCGTGGACGTCATGTTCTACGGCGAGGAGTTCTACTCGTCGAACGAACTCGGGGTGGAGAAGACGCTCCGCATCGACAACTACGACAACGACACGGACACGGGCGGCGGCTACCAGGGGTGGTTCAGTCGCCTGCCGCTCCCGTGGTACTTCGGCGTCTACGACGCGAACGTCTCCAGCACGATGCAGACCGAGGAGATCGTCGAACACGACCCGCCGGTCGTCGTCACGCTCGAATCCGACGAGGAGAACCTCGAGGTCGACCTCGAGGCCCGCGGCTACACGCGGACCGTCCACCAGGGCTACCAGCACGGCCGCCCGGTCGTGTTCTACGTCCGCGCGAACGCGACCAGCTGA
- a CDS encoding ATP-binding protein: MTEALDVVEFLLTARVYDQHRELDENDLPPAHRSALWENDGVPRPPQATEEAVSEAAGVEDPWDAVSGLMFTDRDTFAGSMQLVDDDMAIDWFAERADAERIHDNPTLAFVMGEDFGVDYEAARADNRSVQADRKWIDGLLAEYFDEEDEEMLDLVEVRSPAEIDVTLDDIVLTEEQEEEMSKVAKAIEHRDYLATIGLSEIGKLLFVGPPGTGKTSTARGLAHQLDLPFVEVKLSMITSQYLGETAKNVEKVFEVAKRLSPCILFMDEFDFVATTRTGDEHNAIKRAVNTLLKSIDEVSLVNDDVLLIGATNHPDELDAAAWRRFDEILSFPRPDEAMRADILALVTRELDIAEFDPAAVAAQTEGLTGSDLRLVLREAVLDALVEDRRTLTQEDLMVAVEDFEDRDHLRNLDTLEDALEDGTTAEGHDHAHEH; this comes from the coding sequence GTGACTGAGGCGCTCGACGTCGTCGAATTCCTGCTCACGGCCCGCGTCTACGACCAGCACCGGGAACTCGACGAGAACGACTTACCACCCGCACACCGCAGCGCACTCTGGGAGAACGACGGCGTTCCGCGGCCGCCACAGGCGACCGAGGAGGCAGTCAGCGAGGCTGCCGGCGTCGAGGACCCCTGGGACGCGGTGTCCGGGCTGATGTTCACCGACCGCGACACGTTCGCGGGCAGCATGCAACTCGTCGACGACGACATGGCCATCGACTGGTTCGCGGAGCGCGCCGACGCCGAGCGCATCCACGACAACCCGACGCTGGCGTTCGTGATGGGCGAGGACTTCGGCGTCGACTACGAGGCCGCTCGCGCGGACAACCGCTCCGTGCAGGCCGACCGGAAGTGGATCGACGGCCTGCTCGCGGAGTACTTCGACGAGGAGGACGAGGAGATGCTCGACCTCGTGGAGGTGCGTTCGCCCGCGGAGATCGACGTCACCCTCGACGACATCGTGCTCACCGAGGAACAGGAGGAGGAGATGTCGAAGGTCGCGAAGGCCATCGAACACCGCGACTACCTCGCCACCATCGGGCTCAGCGAGATCGGGAAGCTCCTCTTCGTCGGCCCGCCCGGAACGGGGAAGACCTCGACCGCCCGGGGGCTCGCCCACCAGCTCGACCTGCCGTTCGTGGAGGTCAAGCTGTCGATGATCACGAGCCAGTACCTCGGCGAGACGGCGAAGAACGTCGAGAAGGTCTTCGAGGTGGCGAAACGGCTCTCACCGTGTATCCTGTTCATGGACGAGTTCGACTTCGTCGCCACCACGCGGACCGGCGACGAGCACAACGCCATCAAGCGCGCCGTCAACACGCTGCTGAAGAGCATCGACGAGGTGAGCCTCGTCAACGACGACGTGTTGCTCATCGGCGCGACCAACCACCCGGACGAACTCGACGCCGCGGCGTGGCGGCGCTTCGACGAGATTCTCTCCTTCCCGCGGCCCGACGAGGCGATGCGCGCGGACATCCTCGCGCTCGTCACCCGGGAACTCGACATCGCGGAGTTCGACCCGGCCGCCGTCGCCGCACAGACCGAGGGCCTCACGGGTAGCGACCTCCGACTGGTGCTCCGGGAGGCGGTGCTGGACGCGCTCGTCGAGGACCGCCGCACGCTCACCCAGGAGGACCTCATGGTCGCCGTCGAGGACTTCGAGGACCGCGACCACCTCCGCAACCTGGACACGCTCGAGGACGCCCTCGAGGACGGCACCACCGCGGAGGGCCACGACCACGCGCACGAACACTGA